GGAAATAGCTGGATTACCAAAACCATTGTGGTAAAATAATGAAATTAACTTTTGCATTTTGTTTACTGACTGCCAATATGATCTTTGGGCAGAAAATTTACTGGCAGGAAGACCAAAAACTGATGTGGGATAATTTTAAAAGCCCGATCAATAGAAAAAATAATCCGGACGTGGCAGCGTATACCAATTGTGGTTGGGAATATTCTGTAGTAAAATCTACAAACCCAAAGTCACCCGTTAAAATTGAAATAAAAACCATCTTCAACGAAGACAAGTCCTGGAAAGATGCAAAAAAAATAAATGATTATATCTTGCTGCATGAGCAAAAGCATTTTGATATTGCGGAACTTTTTGTAAGAAAATTTCGGAAGATTGTTTCTGAAAAAGTAAGAACCTCCGGCGATTATAATAAATTATTTAAAGCTGTTTATAACGAGATATCCAACAACTATAAAAATTTTCAGATTTCCTATGATAAAGAAACCCGTCATGGGATGAACAAGGAAAAGCAGGCAGAATATAATGCCCTCATTTCTGAAGAACTAGAAAACCTTAAAAGCTATCAAACCCCTTGAAATTCCTCAATAAGATCATACACGAACTGCTGGACCAAAACCCGGATCTCTCTGCGTTCAACATTATTCTGCCGGGAAAGCGTCCCATTGTATTTATAAGACAGATTCTTGAGGAAAATAATTATTCGGGAT
This genomic interval from Chryseobacterium joostei contains the following:
- a CDS encoding DUF922 domain-containing protein, translated to MKLTFAFCLLTANMIFGQKIYWQEDQKLMWDNFKSPINRKNNPDVAAYTNCGWEYSVVKSTNPKSPVKIEIKTIFNEDKSWKDAKKINDYILLHEQKHFDIAELFVRKFRKIVSEKVRTSGDYNKLFKAVYNEISNNYKNFQISYDKETRHGMNKEKQAEYNALISEELENLKSYQTP